One genomic window of Cottoperca gobio chromosome 10, fCotGob3.1, whole genome shotgun sequence includes the following:
- the med12 gene encoding mediator of RNA polymerase II transcription subunit 12 isoform X1 translates to MMAAFGILSYEHRPLKRPRLGPPDVYPQDPKQKEDELTALNVKQGFNNQPAVSGDEHGSAKNVNFNPSKISSNFSSIIAEKLRFNTFPDTGKRKPQVNQKDNFWLVTARSQSSINNWFTDLAGTKPLTQLAKKVPIFSKKEEVFGYLAKYSVPVMRSAWMIKMTCAYHAAITETKVKKRHVIDPCIEWTQIITKYLWEQLQKVAEFYRQFPSQGCSSPLPATPADVETAMKQWEYNEKLAMFMFQDGMLDRHEFLTWVLECFEKVRPGEDELLRLLLPLLLQYSGEFVQSAYLSRRLAYFCTRRLNLLLSDGSLGPGTGGHPAHGMLTQQGNALPPTPTSQPAGGNQPQTAFTDFYICPQHRPLVFGLSCMLQSIVLCCPSALVWHYSLTDSRNKTGSPLDLLPIAPSSLPMPGGNTAFTQQVRTKLREIEEQVKERGQAVEFRWSFDKCQETTAGFTIGRVLHTLEVLDNHSFEKSDFNNSLDSLYNQIFGSGQSKDGHEMSPDDDAVVTLLCEWAVCCKRSGRHRAMVVAKLLEKRQAEIEAERCGESEVVDEKGSVSSGSLSAATLPVFQDVLLQFLDTQAPTLTEPGNESERVEFSNLVLLFCELIRHDVFSHNIYMCTLISRGDMASDSHLPRPRSPSDEPSDESERKEQDAGSSVKMEDTGLSESMEIDHNSSANFDEMFSPPMHCESKGSPSPEKPAPEQDSKASCKDKGMDPAFPQLYEQPRHIQYATHFPIPQEESASHECNQRLVVLYGVGKLRDEARHTIKKITKDILKVLNRKSTAETGGEEGQKRKRSKPEAFPTAEDIFSKFQHLSHFDQHQVTSQVSRNVLEQITSFALGMSYHLPLVQHIQFIFDLMEYSLNISGLIDFAIQLLNELSLVEAELLLKSSSLVGSYTTSLCLCIVAVLRRYHSCLILNPEQTAQVFDGLRIVVKSGVNPADCSSAERCILAYLYDLYTSCSHLKNRFGEIFSEFCSKVKNSIYCNIDPSDSNMLWDPVFMMEAIANPSAHNFNHSMVGKILNDSPANRYSFVCNVLMDVCVDHRDPERVNDIGILCAELTAYCRSLSAEWLGILKALCCSSNNGNCGFNDLLCNVDVSDLSFHDSLATFVAILIARQCLLLEDLVRCVAIPSLLNAACSEQDSEPGARLTCRILLHLFKTPQRNPVPQDGVKSDKSSVGIRSSCDRHLLAASQNSIVVGAVFAVLKAVFMLGDAELRGSGLSHPAGLDDISEGRNVSIETASLDVYAKYVLKTICQQEWVGERCLKSLSEDSSALQDPVLVNIQAQRLLQLICYPHRQLDSDDGDNPQRQRIKRILQNMDQWTMRQSSLELQLMIKQSTNNELYSLLENIAKATIEVFQKSAEMNSNPSGNGAAAQGGSASINSTTSKMKPILSSSERSGVWLVAPLIAKLPTSVQGHVLKAAGEELEKGQHLGSSSRKERDRQKQKSMSLLSQQPFLSLVLTCLKGQDEQREGLLTSLYSQVQQIVTNWREDQYQDDCKAKQMMHEALKLRLNLVGGMFDTVQRSTQQTTEWAVLLLDIISSGTVDMQSNNELFTTVLDMLSVLINGSLAADMSSISQGSMEENKRAYMNLVKKLRKELGDRQSESLEKVRQLLPLPKQTRDVITCEPQGSLIDTKGNKIAGFEKEGLQVSTKQKISPWDVFEGLKHSAPLSWGWFGTVRVDRKVTKFEEQQRFLLYHTHLKPKPRSYYLEPLPLPPEEEEPLTPVSQEPEKKMMEAVKPEKSVPAVPPDSNKKKTTKKKKTQSAKTEDYVNRTPGGVTYGTNMPPELMQNHPYGRLPYNQQNMSMYTQNQPLPPGGPGLEPPYRPARNPQMNKMPTRPSYPGMMPGMQGNMPGMMGMDKQYPMGYKPQPTMPQGQMLRQQLQVRLNQSMIGQQIRQITPNQPYTSMQASQNISQGYTTYGSHMGMQQHPSQGGGIVPSSYGNQNFQGAHPGANPAVVDPLRQMQQRPSGYVHQQAPGYAHNMQNTQRFAHQPLQQNPIMHGLSHMGGQGVHPSMRPNQMLAEQQQQQQQQQQAAQQQYLRQQALRQQQAQQVQQQQQQQQQQQQQQQQQQQQQQQQQQQQQQQQQQQQQQQQQQQQQQQVQPQQVPPQQQVPQQQQQQQQQQQQQQQQVSAGPPPGQQQNQGLGMQPLPPQQPMFPRQGMQQTQQQQQTAALVRQLQQQLSNTQPGQGASSYY, encoded by the exons ATGATGGCTGCTTTCGGGATCCTAAGTTACGAACACCGGCCATTAAAGCGGCCCCGACTCGGCCCTCCGGACGTTTATCCTCAAGATCCAAAGCAGAAAGAG gATGAGTTGACTGCACTAAATGTGAAACAAGGATTCAATAACCAGCCAGCTGTCTCTGGTGATGAACATGGCAGTGCCAAAAATGTCAACTTCAACCCTTCGAAG ATCAGTTCAAACTTCAGCAGCATTATTGCAGAGAAGCTGCGTTTCAACACATTTCCAGACACGGGGAAGCGTAAGCCGCAGGTCAACCAGAAGGATAATTTCTGGCTTGTCACAGCAAGGTCACAGAGCTCCATCAATAATTGGTTCACGGATTTAGCGGGGACTAAACCTCTGACACAGCTGGCTAAAAAG GTTCCAATCTTCAGCAAAAAGGAGGAGGTTTTTGGATACTTGGCCAAGTACTCAGTCCCCGTCATGCGCTCGGCATGGATGATCAAGATGACTTGTGCGTATCACGCAGCCATCACAGAAACTAAAGTCAAGAAGAGGCATGTGATAGATCCTTGTATAG AATGGACTCAGATTATTACTAAGTATCTGTGGGAGCAGCTTCAGAAGGTGGCCGAGTTTTACAGACAGTTTCCCAGTCAAGGCTGCAGCTCCCCCCTACCAGCCACTCCTGCTGACGTGGAGACGGCCATGAAGCAGTGGGAATACAACGAGAAGCTCGCcatgttcatgtttcag GATGGGATGTTAGACAGACACGAGTTCCTCACATGGGTGCTGGAGTGTTTTGAGAAGGTCCGACCTGGTGAAGATGAGCTTCTCAGACTTCTCCTGCCGCTTTTACTACAG TACTCGGGGGAATTTGTACAGTCGGCTTACTTGTCACGGAGACTGGCTTACTTCTGTACACGTCGCCTCAACCTGTTGCTAAGCGACGGGAGCCTGGGCCCCGGCACAGGAGGGCATCCAGCCCATGGCATGTTGACGCAGCAAGGCAACGCCCTGCCCCCCACACCGACCTCgcagcctgcaggaggaaacCAACCTCAGACGGCTTTCACAGACTTCTACATCTGCCCTCAGCACAGGCCTCTGGTGTTCGGCCTCAGCTGCATGCTACAG AGCATAGTGTTGTGTTGTCCCAGTGCTCTGGTGTGGCACTACTCTCTAACagacagcagaaacaaaactgGTTCGCCCCTGGACCTCCTGCCCATCGCTCCGTCCAGTCTACCAATGCCAGGGGGAAATACTGCCTTCACACAGCAG GTCCGTACAAAGTTGAGGGAAATCGAGGAGCAAGTTAAGGAGCGAGGCCAGGCAGTGGAGTTCAGGTGGTCGTTTGACAAGTGCCAGGAGACCACAGCAG GGTTCACCATCGGGAGGGTTCTCCACACCCTCGAGGTCTTAGACAACCACAGCTTTGAGAAGTCTGACTTTAACAACTCACTGGATTCTCTGTACAACCAAATATTCGGGTCGGGGCAGAGTAAAGACGGCCATGAG ATGTCACCAGATGATGACGCGGTGGTGACCTTGCTTTGTGAATGGGCCGTGTGCTGTAAGCGTTCGGGCCGACACAGAGCCATGGTGGTGGCCAAGCTGCTGGAGAAGAGACAGGCTGAAATAGAAGCAGAG AGGTGTGGTGAGTCGGAGGTGGTGGACGAGAAGGGCTCCGTGTCATCCGGCTCCCTCTCAGCTGCCACGCTACCGGTCTTTCAGGATGTACTGCTACAGTTCCTCGACACTCAGGCCCCCACCCTGA CGGAGCCTGGAAACGAAAGTGAGCGAGTGGAGTTCTCCAACCTGGTCCTGCTCTTCTGCGAGCTCATCCGCCACGACGTCTTTTCCCACAACATCTACATGTGCACGCTCATTTCCCGCGGTGACATGGCTTCTGACTCCCACCTGCCACGCCCGCGCTCTCCCAGTGATGAGCCCTCCGACGAGTCAGAGCGCAAAGAGCAGGACGCAGGCAGCAGTGTCAAGATGGAG GACACCGGTCTGTCGGAGTCGATGGAAATCGATCACAACTCCAGTGCTAATTTTGACGAG ATGTTCTCTCCTCCGATGCACTGCGAGTCTAAGGGGAGCCCCTCCCCCGAGAAGCCAGCTCCAGAGCAGGACAGCAAGGCCAGCTGTAAGGACAAAGGCATGGACCCGGCCTTCCCTCAACTGTACGAGCAACCTCGCCACATTCAATACGCCACTCACTTCCCTATTCCCCAG GAGGAGAGTGCCAGCCACGAGTGCAACCAGCGGTTAGTGGTCCTGTACGGTGTGGGCAAACTGAGAGATGAGGCGCGACACACCATCAAGAAAATTACCAAAGACATCTTGAAGGTGCTGAACCGCAAAAGCACAGCAGAAACAG gaggggaggaaggacaaaagaggaagaggagtaaGCCGGAGGCCTTTCCCACTGCAGAAGATATCTTCTCCAAATTCCAGCACCTCTCCCACTTTGACCAGCACCAAGTCACCTCCCAG GTGTCCAGAAATGTGCTGGAACAGATCACCAGCTTTGCCTTAGGGATGTCCTATCACCTGCCTCTCGTCCAGCACATTCAGTTCATCTTTGACCTCATGGAGTACTCCCTCAACATTAGTGGCCTCATAGACTTTGCTATTCAG ctTCTGAATGAGTTGAGTCTGGTGGAAGCCGAGCTGCTGCTGAAGTCGTCCAGCCTGGTGGGCAGCTACACCACCagcctgtgtctgtgtattgTAGCTGTGCTGAGGAGGTACCACTCCTGCCTCATTCTCAATCCGGAGCAGACTGCGCAAGTTTTTGATGG GTTGCGCATCGTGGTCAAATCGGGGGTGAACCCGGCCGACTGCTCCTCGGCCGAGCGCTGTATCTTGGCCTACCTGTACGACCTCTACACCTCCTGCAGTCACCTCAAGAACAGGTTTGGCGAGATCTTCAG CGAGTTCTGCTCCAAAGTGAAAAACTCCATCTACTGCAATATCGACCCTTCAGACTCCAACATGCTTTGGGATCCTGTGTTCATGATGGAGGCCATTGCCAACCCCTCGGCTCACAACTTTAACCACTCCATGGTGGGCAAGATCCTCAACGACAGCCCGGCAAACCGCTACAGCTTCGTCTGCAATGTGCTCATGGACGTGTGCGTGGACCACAGAGACCCTGAGAG GGTGAACGATATTGGCATCCTGTGTGCCGAGCTGACGGCGTACTGTCGCTCCCTGAGTGCCGAGTGGCTCGGCATCCTCAAGgctctctgctgctcctctaACAATGGCAACTGTGGCTTCAACGACTTGCTGTGTAACGTAGAT GTTAGCGATTTGTCCTTCCATGATTCCCTGGCAACCTTCGTAGCCATTCTCATTGCTAGACAGTGCCTACTCCTGGAAGACCTGGTTCGCTGTGTGGCCATTCCTTCGCTCCTCAATGCAG CCTGCAGTGAGCAAGACTCTGAGCCAGGAGCCCGACTCACCTGCAGGATTCTGCTGCACCTGTTCAAGACCCCACAGCGCAACCCTGTCCCCCAAGATGGTGTGAAGTCAG ATAAATCCTCCGTCGGTATCCGGTCGTCTTGTGATCGCCACCTTCTTGCCGCTTCTCAGAACAGCATAGTTGTTGGAGCAGTATTTGCTGTCCTCAAAGCTGTCTTTATGCTGG GTGATGCCGAGCTACGAGGCTCGGGACTGTCGCACCCTGCCGGCCTCGACGACATATCTGAGGGCCGCAATGTCTCCATAGAAACGGCCAGCTTGGATGTATATGCAAAATATGTTCTGAAGACGATCTGCCAGCAG GAATGGGTCGGAGAGCGCTGCCTGAAGTCTCTGTCTGAGGACAGCAGTGCCCTCCAGGACCCGGTTCTGGTTAACATTCAGGCCCAACGCCTACTGCAGCTTATTTGCTATCCACACCGGCAGCTGGACAGTGACGATGGTGACAACCCTCAGAGGCAGCGCATCAAACGCATCCTACAG AATATGGACCAATGGACGATGAGACAGTCGTCCCTGGAGCTGCAGCTGATGATCAAACAGAGCACAAACAAT GAGCTCTACTCGCTCTTGGAGAACATTGCCAAGGCCACCATAGAGGTGTTTCAGAAATCAGCTGAGATGAACAGTAACCCCTCAGGGAATGGAGCAGCGGCACAAGGTGGCTCCGCATCCATCAACAGCACCACCAGCAAGATGAAGCCGATTTTAAG CTCATCGGAGCGCTCAGGTGTGTGGCTAGTGGCTCCGCTGATAGCCAAGCTGCCCACCTCGGTTCAGGGCCATGTGCTGAAGGCCGCaggagaggagctggagaaaggACAGCACTTGGGATCTTCCTCACGCAAGGAGAGGGACAGGCAGAAACAGAAAAG TATGTCTCTGCTGAGTCAGCAGCCATTCTTGTCTTTGGTGCTGACTTGCTTGAAGGGGCAGGATGAACAGAGGGAAGGCCTTCTCACCTCCCTCTATAGTCAAGTGCAGCAGATTGTCACCAACTGGAGAGAAGACCAGTACCAGGACGACTGCAAGGCGAAGCAAATGATGCACGAGGCTCTGAAACTACGACTGAACCTT GTGGGTGGCATGTTTGACACGGTGCAGCGCAGCACCCAGCAGACCACTGAGTGGGCGGTACTACTTCTTGACATCATCAGCAGCGGCACGGTGGACATGCAGTCCAATAA CGAGCTCTTCACAACAGTGTTGGACATGTTGAGTGTGCTGATTAACGGCTCACTGGCTGCTGACATGTCCAGTATCTCTCAGGGCAGCATGGAGGAGAATAAGAGAGCCTATATGAACCTGGTCAAGAAGCTCAGG AAAGAGCTCGGGGATCGGCAGTCGGAAAGTTTGGAAAAAGTTCGACAGCTTTTGCCACTGCCCAAGCAAACCCGGGACGTGATAACCTGTGAACCTCAGGGCTCACTAATAGACACGAAGGGTAACAAGATCGCTGGATTTGAGAAGGAG GGCCTTCAAGTATCAACCAAACAGAAGATTTCTCCCTGGGACGTCTTTGAGGGGCTCAAACACTCCGCCCCTCTCTCTTGGGGCTGGTTTGGCACCGTGCGAGTGGACCGCAAGGTCACCAAATTTGAAGAGCAGCAGCGTTTTCTGCTCTaccacacacacctgaagcCCAAACCTCGCAGCTATTACCTGGAGCCGCTCCCCCTGCCCCCTGAAGAGGAGGAGCCCCTGACACCCGTCTCCCAggaaccagagaagaagatgaTGGAGGCAGTGAAGCCGGAGAAGAGTGTGCCCGCCGTGCCACCTGACTCGAACAAGAAGAAAACcaccaagaagaagaaaactcaaTCTGCCAAGACAGAG GACTATGTGAACCGTACACCAGGCGGCGTGACCTATGGGACTAATATGCCACCTGAGCTGATGCAGAATCACCCATATGGCAGGCTACCGTACAACCAGCAGAACATgagcatgtacacacagaacCAGCCTCTACCTCCAG GAGGTCCCGGTTTAGAACCTCCATACCGACCTGCCCGCAATCCACAGATGAACAAAATGCCCACCCGGCCCAGCTACCCGGGCATGATGCCCGGTATGCAGGGAAACATGCCTGGCATGATGGGCATGGACAAGCAATACCCAATGGGTTATAAGCCCCAGCCTACCATGCCACAGGGCCAGATGCTGCGGCAGCAGTTACAGGTCAGACTG AATCAAAGCATGATAGGGCAGCAGATTAGACAAATAACACCTAACCAACCATACACTTCAATGCAGGCATCTCAG AACATATCTCAGGGCTATACCACATACGGATCACACATGGGGATGCAGCAGCATCCGTCCCAAGGTGGTGGTATAGTTCCTTCCTCCTATGGGAACCAAAATTTCCAGGGCGCCCATCCTGGAGCCAACCCGGCTGTGGTGGATCCTCTTAGGCAAATGCAGCAAAGGCCCAGTGGTTATGTTCACCAGCAGGCTCCAGGCTACGCACACAATATGCAGAACACACAGAG GTTTGCTCACCAGCCTCTCCAGCAGAATCCCATCATGCACGGTCTCAGTCACATGGGAGGCCAGGGTGTCCATCCAAGCATGAGGCCCAATCAGATGCTAGcagaacaacagcaacagcagcagcagcagcaacaggcaGCACAGCAACAGTACCTCAGACAACAAGCACTCCGA cagcagcaggctcaACAAgttcagcaacaacaacagcaacaacaacagcaacaacaacagcaacagcagcagcagcagcaacaacaacagcagcagcagcaacaacagcaacaacaacaacaacagcagcagcagcagcagcagcagcagcagcagcaacaggtCCAGCCCCAGCAGGTTCCTCCTCAACAGCAAgttccacaacaacaacaacaacaacaacaacaacagcagcagcagcagcagcaggtgtcgGCGGGGCCACCACCAGGCCAGCAACAGAACCAGGGCCTGGGCATGCAGCCACTGCCCCCTCAACAACCCATG TTCCCACGACAGGGAATGCAGCAgactcaacagcagcagcagactgcagCTCTGGTCAGACAGCTACAACAGCAACTTTCAA ATACACAACCAGGACAGGGCGCCAGTTCATATTACTGA